atatgtttttcaaaaagaaatatttaattgatcTTTATGGAATCGagaaattcacaaaaatatttctgtgcaaaaaacaaaaaaaaaggaaaataaaagttaattaaagtaaatattacttttaaacaattttttatttaaatttaatgttaaatattcgTTTTTCAGTTCAGTCCCTGGTTAAAAATTAGCTGTAGCTGCGATTGTGCAGCAAGTAGCattatttcattgttttgaAAATGCGCACAGTCTTAGTCTTTTTTTTATCCTTTGAAACACCCCAATAAGGAAAATAGCATGAACAAATTAGTATTGAATGAGAGATTTCAAATTTCGCATTATTTTCGTTTGATTTGCGAGGGGTGTCCGTATGCCTTTTTGAGAACTACTCCTACTATGTTAATTGCAATGGAGTAAATACTCATTACCgtacaatataaattcaaataattacaaaattagcTGAAATACATGAAATTTATGTCCACTTGCTATTCATATTGACATGTTTCTTCCAATCTTGCCATTTACAGCGTTTGCAAGAAAGCAACAATTTCTGGGTTCGAATTGGCCACAGCAGTGAATTTGTCCGGATAATTTTCACGAATTTCTTGCAGCAGACCTAACGCGGTGTCGTATGTCTCCCTCTCTGTGTATTCCTTTTTGTATAGCACGTGTATGGCAATGGCTATAACCTGCTCCAATGAAGCGGCGATCGCATCTCGCGCTTGCAAATATAGCTGCTTCAAGCACTTGAAGATTGAAGCGTTTTCATCGAAATCTTCGCGTAGTGGCAAATGTTGCATGAATACTGGCAACACCTGAGGCAGTGGCACCAAAGAACTGTTGCTAATGATCAGGCGTGCAATAGCACCACAAATATTGTCCAAAGCACTGGGTTTGGTTTCCTTGGAAACAGCCTGGGAGAGGGCATTTAGTATGTGTGGATAAGCTCTGCAAACAACAAAGCACGATTAAAAAAAgagtgcaaataaaattaagagcACACTTACTCATATGATTTATCTCCAGAGTATAGCACCAATTCACCCAGACCGTATACGGCGTTTTGGCGAGCTTGATCGAATTCGTCAGAGAGACCAGCGATCATAACTGGACAGAATGTGTTGAAAAATGCGCCGGTGTGATTTCCGAGTGGTGCAAAACATTCAGCTAAAGCGCCATAGGCGAAAGCGCGCTGTGATTCAAGATCCTCATTTTTCTTCGCCTTTTGCTGTAAATGGTGTTCATAAGTAAAATATAcatgaaaattttgatttctttcttTACTCACcaatttttgcaaaacaattgGATAGGTGCGCTCAAAGTATGGTCTAAATTGATCCGGTCCCATGGCTGCGCCTAACAATGGCAGCATATTGCCTGCACCCTCTACGATGGCCTCGTCGTATTCGCTCTCCTCAGCATCCTCATCATCATCGCCAGTAGACTCGTCAAATTGGCAAGCGACCTTGCCCTGTAGCACGTCGGTGATACAAGAGAAGACAACATCACGAAGTTCGACCGTTGGCAAAGAGATTTGTTTCagctctttcaaaagatcaccCAAACCTTCAAGTGCAGACAGCACAACAGACACTTCTTCATCATCATGCACAATTTGACCCAATTTAGGTATCAAGATTGTAATGGCATTGGAAACGCCTTGCAAATCTTGCTGTTTGTACAGAGCCACAATGAACGAGCTCAATGCGTCAATTGACACTTTACGTATGTCCTCCTGTGGATGATCGATCATCTTGTAAACATTTTGATAAGATTTCTCCAAGTAAGGGATGAAAGCGGCGCCGGTGTGCTCAGCAAATTCCTTCAATGCCAAAATGGCCTCTTCCTTTTCATCTAAGTATGAGTTTTCAACACTGTATCCCGCAATGTTATCCAAATCATCATCCTCCCCATCAGAGTTTTCAATATCGATATCATCTTCGTTCTCATCAGCCTCCTCGGCTGGCGCTGGTACACCATCATCGTCTTTAAATTCCGGAACGACCTCCTCCGTCGAAAGTATAGATTCAAACATGCGTTCAATTACCTTCGGGAAAACGGAGGCCATCTCCTCATTAACCACCTCAGCCAACGAGGCAATTAAATTGTAAAGAGCACGACGTACATCAGGATCCTCAGCCTTCTCGAGTAAATTCAAAGCGAATGTCATGGTATCAGTGGCCAACGGCATGAAGTTCTGCTTGCCGATGGTGCGTGCCAAGGCAGCGAGAGTGTCGATGGCTTGTGGACGCAGACTGATAATATCCTCGTTTTCTGTTGGAGCCAAATATGATTGCAGTATGGTGATCAAGCGTGGGAAATAGGGTAACATATTCTCATTTGTGGCATTTGCGGCAGCTGAAATGGCACTTAAAGCCAATTCACGCACACGAACCGAGTTGTTAGGATTCAAAGCTTCGAATAAACTGCAATagagaaatattaatattcatttACTTAGCTCTATTCATTAGTTCTATATGATTATTTACATTTCCATAAGCACAGGCAAATGTGGCACCAATTCATCTTCCAAATTCTCGCAAAACGTTTCTAGGGCATAGAACATACGATCGATGTGTTTGGGTTCAGTGCCGCCGCTCTAAGGAAAAGAAGGAAAATAGGATCTTTCATTAGTCACTGTATTATAAATCAGATTTATTTGATAAATGCTGGCTAAAGtgcgaaataaaaatcaattaaaaacacTACTTGTTCGCTACAGtgcatgaaacaaaaaaaataactagCATAATTAGCACAAATTTCACTACATAATTAGTTAAAACCGATTTTCGCTTGATTTGCAGCTGATTCATATAAAGTATTGTATCAGTTTTAGGCGGCCATGGCTCGGTGACTACATCGTTCGGCCAAGATGCCTTTGGGTAAGCGTTAGTGGAAAGGAAAAAACACAAAGAGAGCCAAAAATGTACAAAGTTACCAAAGAAGCAGTATTAACGCAATTTGATTTTTCATGTGATGCAATTGAATAAATAGCTTCAGTTTGGTAAGAGTAAATACACGCTTTTCAATTTGTTAACTTACTCGCAATTCGTTGCAGAGCTgatgcaaaaattcaaaaagtattgGTAGAATTTGAGGTGCGAATTTTGTGATGTCTGGTTGCAAATGTTCGGAGAATTGTCCCAGCGCAAAGAAGGCGGCATTGCGTACAAGTGGTATTGGGTCGGTGATGCcaactttaacaatatttagcATGGTTTCGAGATATTTGTTGCATATGGCCTCCGAGCATCCTTCGGCTATAACGGCCATGCTTAAGTAAGCAGCGCGACGTGGCAGTGGGTCCTGACCCTGCAAAGCGGGCTCCAAAAGTTGCAACAATGGTGGAATCAATTTCTCTGGTGGCACGCTCAGTGCAAGCAGATCCATTGTTTGGGTAGCCGTGGTCATCGGGTTCGAGTTGTCCTCACCCAAAAAGTATTCTTCATCATCTAAAacataatacaataaaattttatgcatacgtatataatataaaacacaaattgcaacaacagcaaatattaaaaaatgaactGTAAAAATTGAGAGCACTCACCATCTTCGTCTTCTGGTTCAGTTGCCATCAAATTGAAAACTACTCGAATTATAGGCTCTATCAACTTTTGTTTGATAATCAATTTCTTCTTAAGGCGCACCAACCAGCCAACGTAAGCTACGGCTTTAATACGCACAGCGCTATCAAGTTGGGCATTACTAGCTGCCTCCAAGCAGAACTCCAACAACATTTTGATGTGATTGTTCAGCAATTTAGCATTCAAATCGGCCATACTCTCGAGAATATCGAAAGCATGAACAAATTGATCGACCTCAGGCTGCACAGCGAATGCTTGGAGGGATTTAACGATCAACGGTATGGATTTCTGCAACGTTTGTTCGGCTGTGTTGTGACCCAATGTAAATGGAACCAAATAAGTCATACCAGTTAGAATGTTGAAAATAACAGGCGTAGCCATGTTGCCAGTTGCTTCAGTAGCCACCAATGCAGCAGTGAACATTTCACAAACCGATTCCATATGTTGCAAAAATTGATCCGGGGCCGCGTCAGCCAAAATAGCAAATGTAGACGAACCTAGCTCGCTCTGCTTAGGATCGGCCGAAGAGCAGTAGCTGTAAATGAACTTTAGCACTTCGCTCATCCATGAGTCGGACTTTTTGGCTTCGTGACGCACCAAAACACCAACAAATTGAGCAATGGCTTTACGCACAGACTTTTGCTGCTCTTGCATGAGGGCATTAAGCATACCCTGCTTAATACTACACAGAAAAAAATAGTTGGCATTTAAACAAGTTCTTATATAATCTATGTATCTTACACTTACATTTGCTGTTGCTCAACCGGTACTTTGTTCCATTGACGCAATTTTGCCAAGTGCTTCTTAAGTAGTACAGCAGAATATTGACGCACCTGTGGCTCTGGTGCCGAGACGGCAATTTCACAAAGAGCTGGTACAGTCTCCGGATGCTTGTAAGCCTCCTGTAAATCAGCGGTGGCCTATAAACAAacgtttgttattaaaaataatatgaaacaagtgatatttatattaaaaaaatataagcacGGCAAAAAAGGATTTTAAGGA
This genomic stretch from Bactrocera dorsalis isolate Fly_Bdor chromosome 5, ASM2337382v1, whole genome shotgun sequence harbors:
- the LOC105233682 gene encoding importin-4 isoform X1, whose product is MQQMTQIITNLLSSDNDVIKKATADLQEAYKHPETVPALCEIAVSAPEPQVRQYSAVLLKKHLAKLRQWNKVPVEQQQIIKQGMLNALMQEQQKSVRKAIAQFVGVLVRHEAKKSDSWMSEVLKFIYSYCSSADPKQSELGSSTFAILADAAPDQFLQHMESVCEMFTAALVATEATGNMATPVIFNILTGMTYLVPFTLGHNTAEQTLQKSIPLIVKSLQAFAVQPEVDQFVHAFDILESMADLNAKLLNNHIKMLLEFCLEAASNAQLDSAVRIKAVAYVGWLVRLKKKLIIKQKLIEPIIRVVFNLMATEPEDEDDDEEYFLGEDNSNPMTTATQTMDLLALSVPPEKLIPPLLQLLEPALQGQDPLPRRAAYLSMAVIAEGCSEAICNKYLETMLNIVKVGITDPIPLVRNAAFFALGQFSEHLQPDITKFAPQILPILFEFLHQLCNELRASWPNDVVTEPWPPKTDTILYMNQLQIKRKSVLTNYSGGTEPKHIDRMFYALETFCENLEDELVPHLPVLMEILFEALNPNNSVRVRELALSAISAAANATNENMLPYFPRLITILQSYLAPTENEDIISLRPQAIDTLAALARTIGKQNFMPLATDTMTFALNLLEKAEDPDVRRALYNLIASLAEVVNEEMASVFPKVIERMFESILSTEEVVPEFKDDDGVPAPAEEADENEDDIDIENSDGEDDDLDNIAGYSVENSYLDEKEEAILALKEFAEHTGAAFIPYLEKSYQNVYKMIDHPQEDIRKVSIDALSSFIVALYKQQDLQGVSNAITILIPKLGQIVHDDEEVSVVLSALEGLGDLLKELKQISLPTVELRDVVFSCITDVLQGKVACQFDESTGDDDEDAEESEYDEAIVEGAGNMLPLLGAAMGPDQFRPYFERTYPIVLQKLQKAKKNEDLESQRAFAYGALAECFAPLGNHTGAFFNTFCPVMIAGLSDEFDQARQNAVYGLGELVLYSGDKSYEAYPHILNALSQAVSKETKPSALDNICGAIARLIISNSSLVPLPQVLPVFMQHLPLREDFDENASIFKCLKQLYLQARDAIAASLEQVIAIAIHVLYKKEYTERETYDTALGLLQEIRENYPDKFTAVANSNPEIVAFLQTL
- the LOC105233682 gene encoding importin-4 isoform X2: MQQMTQIITNLLSSDNDVIKKATADLQEAYKHPETVPALCEIAVSAPEPQVRQYSAVLLKKHLAKLRQWNKVPVEQQQIIKQGMLNALMQEQQKSVRKAIAQFVGVLVRHEAKKSDSWMSEVLKFIYSYCSSADPKQSELGSSTFAILADAAPDQFLQHMESVCEMFTAALVATEATGNMATPVIFNILTGMTYLVPFTLGHNTAEQTLQKSIPLIVKSLQAFAVQPEVDQFVHAFDILESMADLNAKLLNNHIKMLLEFCLEAASNAQLDSAVRIKAVAYVGWLVRLKKKLIIKQKLIEPIIRVVFNLMATEPEDEDDDEEYFLGEDNSNPMTTATQTMDLLALSVPPEKLIPPLLQLLEPALQGQDPLPRRAAYLSMAVIAEGCSEAICNKYLETMLNIVKVGITDPIPLVRNAAFFALGQFSEHLQPDITKFAPQILPILFEFLHQLCNELRSGGTEPKHIDRMFYALETFCENLEDELVPHLPVLMEILFEALNPNNSVRVRELALSAISAAANATNENMLPYFPRLITILQSYLAPTENEDIISLRPQAIDTLAALARTIGKQNFMPLATDTMTFALNLLEKAEDPDVRRALYNLIASLAEVVNEEMASVFPKVIERMFESILSTEEVVPEFKDDDGVPAPAEEADENEDDIDIENSDGEDDDLDNIAGYSVENSYLDEKEEAILALKEFAEHTGAAFIPYLEKSYQNVYKMIDHPQEDIRKVSIDALSSFIVALYKQQDLQGVSNAITILIPKLGQIVHDDEEVSVVLSALEGLGDLLKELKQISLPTVELRDVVFSCITDVLQGKVACQFDESTGDDDEDAEESEYDEAIVEGAGNMLPLLGAAMGPDQFRPYFERTYPIVLQKLQKAKKNEDLESQRAFAYGALAECFAPLGNHTGAFFNTFCPVMIAGLSDEFDQARQNAVYGLGELVLYSGDKSYEAYPHILNALSQAVSKETKPSALDNICGAIARLIISNSSLVPLPQVLPVFMQHLPLREDFDENASIFKCLKQLYLQARDAIAASLEQVIAIAIHVLYKKEYTERETYDTALGLLQEIRENYPDKFTAVANSNPEIVAFLQTL